The Silene latifolia isolate original U9 population chromosome X, ASM4854445v1, whole genome shotgun sequence genome contains the following window.
atgatctatggtcataaaataaaatacataagcataagtaaaaagatttagaattaacctcgggtccttgcaaaattggcctaagaacaatatcaaaattgatattcgcctattagttgcacccaagacgatctaagatataccctttgattatgctagaaatcaatctaaaatttttgtaaaattttattgtctttgtgtttttgtgatgagaaagaggaggctaggtcagaaaaagaattaggttagaaataattctccacctttctttttatatagaccgaaatccgaaatcaattaggaaaagggaaacctccctaatttcggccaactgaaccgaaaataaggagtattttattttttttccttatttttggtctttccaaaaatatataatatgtgttgaattgtcatctagtgaggatcgaacccatgacctcttggcttgtgtaccctcactattaccactatgacacattcaacttgttgatattaaatacaactgattatacttaattacgaattaacagattaattctttcaaactaaccttatatatatttaatcaaatataacttattatatttaatttacgaattgacagttaattcgtctcaacttaatattatttaattttcattaaataattatctcatcaacacattgactaactttttagtcattttgggcatcaatgtaattatatttctataaccacatttctcaaatacgtcctataggtgtgacctttagggaccagttgatcaccgccatctgtatgataataacgtcaaactttctagcaagccaaccgttattaggtaaacgttaatcaactgattaaatatacgaagtatacccttgtgaacctttaagagatttacaaatgttatcacactaatttgtggaggacaccagctccaacaaaatTAACTCCTAGTGTTAACTAATCGAAAATAATCATGGATTCACTCTTAGGATCACTTGTGTGCTACTATCTCATTAGTTTTCGTATACCCACCATCTTACCATGAAGAGAGAAAGAAGGTACTTTAATCTGACTTAGATGGATAGTAGGTTGATGAATCATGAGTAGTTTATAAGGTTATTGAAATGTAAGGGTGAAAGTGAAAGTGGTAGTAAAGATGACGATAGAGAtagagatggagatggagatggagatggagatggagatggagattgAAATGGTTGATGCGTTGGTATTGCTTTGAACAAATTTTTGATAAGGTGTTGGGCATGGAGAGGAGCTTGTTCGTATTTTGTTGGGTGAACAAAGGGAGAAATATGGGTAATATGTgtgaaaaaaggagaaaagagcaagtcaacgccggaaagttgactttttttcgccggaagtggatttttggtagtccttcgcaaaatgaagaaatgaaaggtagttgaaagccaaaaataaaatgaaaggtagttgttcacaaatgaccctaaataaaaggtagtttctgacaaaaaaaccctttattattgccataactttattattatttttgatataattattattacctttacatattagtatttccatattatattattattaattcccgatataaatcccgattacactcataccaatttaataaatttcggtccaacTATCAACGGCATACGGCCCAATGCaaaatattagctaaacccaattccccaCTTGGATGCctaacttattatttaattaacgtcttattgtaattattattagaaatgtcatttaatcaattattaaattacataaattattcttataaattattattaaaaatacggagtattacagtcttccccccttaaaatgaacttcgtcccgaagtttgccCACAACTACCACCACATCACTTATAAACGGTcttcctccttaaaatgaacttcgtctcaTGCTTCACCGTAAGAATGTAAAAAAAAGGTGTAGGCTCCCCGTAGCCAATATTACGCCATTTAAGCTACCCTATTCACCCTCGGTAAAATAtgttgtatacttagaaggtcAATTCGACCAACTAGGCCTTACACgtattttccacctcatgacgtGTTTTGGCAACTCGATTGGTCCATTCGACTGGGTGAAcacaaaagcgagagataccATCCGGTATTTTAATGTCATGAGTACCCAATTTTCAACCCATTAACCTAACCATAGAGCCCGTAGATTTTTGTTAGGTTATATCGTGTGCGTCTTGTCTGTTAGTATCTTGTCATAATTAATCTTGCATGTTGCTATAGTCTAGCACGTACTGTCAGGGGCGGATCTGGAGGGCCCgggtgggcacgtgcccaccaTGAGGTTGTAAATATTAATATGTATAGGTATCATAGTTAAGCAAGAAAAGATGGGAGCTCAGTTGATAGGAACCTTGTCAAGCAATTAGATGGTCGCAAGTTCTATTCCTAGTGCCAACCTTTTTGTTAAAAACATCGTTTTTGATGACTAGGCCCATATCTGTTTGCTATACGGCCCATATCAGATTGCTTAGTCTCTTATTTCATAGTCAAAAATTGTTTGGCACATGAATCGAACCCCTGATCTACGAATAAAATAGTGATGTCTTATTAATCTAGTCTCAACCATTGAAACACTAGTGATAATTATTCTAATAGATACTACTTCCTCTCATCCAAATCAAAGGTTACATTTGACGTTTTGGTACTATTCATGATTGTAGAGAATCTTTGGTATTACTAGtaatgtactccctccattcaactctacaTGGCACTTATGCTTTTAGCACAAATTTTAAGAAAGCAATAAAGAATTGATAAAAAGTACACTTGCTTTATAAAAATCAGCTTTATTAGGAGAAATGTAGCTGAGATTAAGAAAACAATTAGGGACTAAATTTCCCCCAAAAAATTACAAGATTTTAAAAACCCCACCAATTGGTGTGTTTTTAGACTTTTCCCTCCCAAACCAATCAACTCACAAGTACAAATGGAAAACACTTACCCTAAGTAAGTTCTCATCCTTCACAACACCTCAAAACAAGCAACACCTCCATAAACTTCATCCATTTCAGTCAAAAAAAAATGAAGAGTTGAAAAATTACAGTCCTTCATAAATTACAGCCCTTCATAAATTACAGTCCTTCATAAATTACAGTCCACAAAAGTCGATAAAATTACAGTCCATCGAAAATATTACAGCAATGtctgaaaattacaataaaattacaGTCCTACAAACATTACATAATCCTCAAGCAAAATGGGAGCCAAGTGTCTCTCTGAAAAATCCAGGTTAGAAGTTGCCATCTTCTTGCTTCAGAAATCAAAACAAGGCAAGCTCACCCGTGGTGATATGAAGGAAGTAGCTGACAGATACGGTGTAAAGGTTAAAACAATTTCTAAGATTTGGAAAACGGCAAAAATACCAAGAGAAGTAGGTCAAGCATTAGATGTGAAGAGCAAGAGAATGGGTAACACGAATAGGAAAAGAATACTACCACCTATTGAGCATATTAAAACATTGGAATGGGGTCAAAGAGACACCATGGAAAGAGTCTCCAAAAACACAGGACTAAGTGTTGGGACAGTTCACTCTTGGGTATGCAAAGGTTTATTAAAACCACATTCAAGCCCACTGTATCCTCACCTCAATGATGCAAACAAGTTACATAGGTTAAAGCATGCTTTGAAGTGCTTAATAGTTGAACATGTTCAAGCAGATTTTTTAGATCTTAATGCAATGCCAATCACAAAAATTAAATTTGCAGAAATGAGTCATATAATCCACATGGATGAGAAGTGGTTTTACATTAGTTATGATGGTCATAAATTTTATATGGTTGAAGGGGAAGAGATACCATATAGGAGTTGTCAATCCAAGAGGTATATCACAAAGGTAATGTTTATGTGTGCAGTATGTAGGCCTATATATTCAGAGGATGGAGAGTTGCTATTTGATGGGAAAATTGGAATGTTCCCTTTCACAAAACAACAACCAGCAGCAAGGGCAAGTAGAAACAGTCCAAGGGGTACAATGGAGACGAAGCCTATTGATTCAATTACAAAGCAAGTAACAAGGGAATGCATTATAGAACAAGTTATACCAGCTATCAAGGCTAAATGGCCTGAAGGAGCAAGTAAAAACATTTACATTCAACAAGATAATGCAAGGCCTCACATAAAGAACAATGATCAAGCATTCATGGCTGTTGCAAACTCAGAAGGCTTCAATATTCAGTTAACTTTTCAACATCCTAACTCACCAGATTTAAATGTTAATGACCTTGGGTATTTTAGGGCTTCTGATCATTACAATCCCAACAAGCACCAAATCGATTGATGAATTGGTCAATTCATCATGCAAGCATATGTTGATTATGATCATACAAAACTCAACAAGGTTTTCCTAAACACTTGATCGATTATGGTTGAGATTATGAAAACCAAGGGTCATAATGACTTTGCAATCCCCCACATGAGTAAGGACCATCTAACTGCCCTTGGCATATTACCAAGAAATTTGGAGGTCAATGAAGAATTGGTCAGAGAATGTATTGGGTATTTAGAAGGAATAGGTCAAACAGAAGGTCTAGAGTACTTGATGGGGGAATTAGGATACAATGTTCAACCATCAGTAGTTTAGAATATTAAGCGACATTACTAAGGATACAATGTTCAAGTATTTTGAAATTTGTTTATAGTATAAACATTTCAATGCTAAGATATGTTTAGCTTGTAATCAGATTATGAACATGTAATGGTATGTAATGCAAGACAATCTAATGCAATATCAGTTGTAATAATTTTCAGTTTTATGTGAAGTATTAAGCTCATTTTACATTTCATATAGCTGCACTAACATAAACTCTCAGGCTTTATTGGCCTCATCATTGAGTTATGTGAAGTAATAAGCCTTCCTACACAGCCACAAGTGAAGGTACATAATGTTAAGACCATGAAAAAACAGTAATGCTTTGGCAATTTAGATGGTTTAACACACACACTCATTCAATTGTAGACTATATGGTGGCTTAACTACTTTAATAAAATGGCCAATGATGTTATGTTTTAGCTATAAACTTGAAAGTGCTCTCAAACCATTAAGGTACATCATCACTGAGCTACCTCTCAGACCATTAAGGCACATCATCACTGAGGTTCATACACAATAAAAATTACAGTCCTTCCAAAGAAAATTACACTATCATCAAACACCCATGGAAATTGACATAAACTCTCAGGCCTAATTGGCCTCATCATTGAGTTATGTGAAGCAGTAATGCCTCATACACACACACCCAATGAAGGTAGACCGCTATGTCCAATTAAAAACAGTAATGAAAGAGGCAACAACCAATACAACTCTCATATCAGTTCATGAACATTCATCATTGAGCAATTActgttatttagatggatacGCTCTCAAACCAATAAGGTACATTCATCACTGAGCAAGTACTATCACTAAAGCCTCTCTGTCCATTTGGGACCTTCATTGAGGAGAACAGAATTACTCAAGACAACGAAAGTAGAAACAGGCAATTAGAAagaaaaattgaaatgcaagtgtATCAGTGTATCAGTGTGACTGTAATTGAAAAATGTTTAACATGCAATTTTACCAGTCTATCAACCCAACAGAACATGCAATTTACCAGTGTATCAACCCAACAGAACATGCAATTTACCCAACATGTGTGACTGTAACAATGTTTAACATGCAATTTTACAGTTTAAATTACAGAACCATCATCGAacatgaaaaattgaaaaattgaaatgcTCACGTGTGACTGTAATTTACCAGTGTATCAACCCAACAGAACATGCAATTTACCCAACATGTGTGACTGTAACAATGTTTAACATGCAATTTTACAGTTTAAATTGCAGAACCATCATCGAacatgaaaaattgaaaaattgaaatgcTCACGTGTGACTGTACTTTACCAGTGTATCAACCCAACAGAACATGCAATTTACCCAACATGTGATAACGGCGATTTCAGGTTTAGAAATAGCTTCGTGTTTCAGGTAGTTGCTCAGGTAGTCTGTCAATTTTTTCAGGCGATTTCCCAGAAGACATACCCCCATCATCAACACGCTTCCTCTTTAATTCGATTTTTGCCTTAAATCTGTCCGCATATTTCCAGAATTTAACCGAGCTAGGTGATAACGGCGCAGATTCTACTTCTTCAACCCTTTTCCCATCAGATCTACCCCCACCTTCAACATCAGTGACAACATCCAACACACTTTTATTAGGAACAAAGAAATCCGGTTCCTGAAACTCCGTTTCTGGAACATACATCCCAAAACGGTCCGGGTCTAAGGAGTCAGGAACAACAATGTTAAGAGGAGGAGAGTCAGGATCCGagtcttcatcatcttcatcaatatCAGACGAAGCAAGACGATACCAACCAACACGATCCATGAAAAAATAACAGCAACTGATGGAACAACAACGTTAAGAGGAGCCGATTTTATGATGGAGATTTTAAATAGAATTTATGAGGAGATTATAGAGAGAATGAAAGTTAATATGATAATAATCGCAGATTTTAGATAGAAATGAAGAGGAAATCTTAGAGAGATGAGCGGCGTTGGTCAGAGAGAGAGGATAAGGGAGATTTAGGGTTTGTAAAGGAGAGGAAGTTTCGAGAGTGTATAATGAATGAGAGAGTTGAACGGTTTAGGGTATTGAATGAGAGATGGAGTGGGTGAGAATTTTGAACGGTTTTGGGTAAGTATTAAGTGggccagattttttttttttggagggaGTTGTTAGTGAAGTGGGTTGGGTTAGGGATTGTTTTAGTGTTGGATTTGGGTTAGTTGTTAGATTAGGGTAGGTTTTGAGAGATAATTAGAGTGGGCCAACAATGGCATAATGTGTAAATATTTAGTTTGTATTAGGATAGAATAGGAAAGTAATTTGCCAAAAAAGGAAAGTGGTCTTGTGGAATTGAATGGATCAAAATGGTATAAGTgccttgtggagttgaatggagggagtataagagaaaacatagtcatgcgagatcttgtttgattcatcgtcatgaatgctataggaatatcaagtttttataatttttaataatgtgtaagtaaagatattcacgttgcaaaacgcgcCTCGGCAAGCGTaataaagtcaaatgtaacctttggtttggatgggaggaagtattttatatttttatcttatgaCAAGATAAATTATTTATCGATCACATTTAAGATTATAGCAAGCAAAAAAATTTATAAAGGACCAGATTATTTTTCCAATTTACAACACTAATTTATGGATTTAGCGAAGtaaatattgtttttttttttaaatggaaGGATAATGTATTAAAAAAAATTGTGCCCCTTTACTTGAAATTCTAGATTCGCCCCTGCGTAATGTCAGTGTGTTTGGTTGAGCAATAGCATGCATCAGTAATTAGTTGTGTATAGCGGTCATCTAGGACTAGTATTGTCTAATTGGAACAAGATAACCACTAACTAGTACTTCCTCTGGCTTTTATTTTTCTTCccgtttctctaatatatgtgaggagtattataatgaaatgggaagaaaacaacaagccggagggagtatatatataattGCAAAATGGATCCTCTTCATTTATTTATCTCCATTTCCTCtcttaaactcatttaataatatttttcccaCCAAACCTCATTATCCCTTTATTTTTACCCATTAATTTTGAGCCGTTCAATGATGCCAGAATACGATCTGGACCACCGAAAGGAaatggcctctccatttctttttaggaaatggagagaaacccTCCTCATATAATTGATTCAGTAGACTATCAGAATTCTCTAAGAATTAAACATTAAGAAAAGTTCTTGAAGATTTTTTTGGTCATCGTGCAAAATATTGATACAGCAGGTACAAGGTTTTTCTATGTTTTAGTAGTAAAAAATTTTGATTAGTAAATCTCTCTCTCATTTAGCTTTGTGAAATTAACACATAAATACCAACATGGTATCAAAATTTCTTTGCAGAGAAACCATGGCAGATGCTACAACCGCGTGTAGACGGCGCCCACTGTACACAGTTGTGGGGCTTCAACATTAACAATAATTTGGAACCTTTATAGACGAGCTCTTGAAATCAATGGGTCAATCGGATCAGGCACAAGACGACTAGCCAAGCTAGGCTCAAGGACCAGTCCTTTGGTTTGTGTTGTTCAATATCAATGGCTTTCAATCCTTTGGTTTGTTGATGGGTTTATCCTACTAATGGAGATTTTAGAGTAGTTTTTATGTCTAGACTTAACAGCCAAAGCTTGCTTAGAGATGAATGTCTTTGTGATGCATATTAGTGATAGTTGTGTAACTGTATTTACTGACCTGAATAATTCTGATGTGCTCACAAAGAGACCGCAGTCGATGTTCGAAATGGGGAAAGAAGCCAAGGAGAGGGAGTAATAGCATTATTTGACCTCCTGCCTCTGCAATTTGTACAATTGGAAGTTGATTGTTATAATCCTTGGATAAATCGCTATGCGGCGAAAATATAAAAGCATTTAAAATGGCGAAAACGAAGACAATGAAAAGTGTGATATATGTACAAAATATGAGTGTATGACTTGAACTACTGAGCTACAAAGAAACTCAAGTCTCCTACATGTATTTTCTGCCGATCGAGAGGCAGGAAAAAtaataaaatcatccataaaattACACCCGAGGAAACTGTACATCCTCTGATTTAAAGAGCAAAAATGGAAAAGCTAATCTCAGAACATGGCAAAGGTGAATGAGAATTTACATGTATGAACTCCGTGTAACAAACTAGCGAGGAAGAGCCCGAGGACTAACACTGAGGACCAGAGACCTTCTTGCTCTTCCATAAGAAACTGAAAGTCTTGCCTAGCTTCCTTCTTGAAGCCGCTTTACTAAGTTTTGGTTCTAGAACCGGCATTGACTTTTCGCTTAATGACTTGTTCAGTGACTTCGTCGCAGGTTGCGGGGCCGAAAATTCCCTGACGGAAGGAGAACGAATAACACGTTGAGGGGACAAATCCCGCTGCCTTTGCTTCCGGAACAACATTAAAAGCTTCTGTGCTTTATCACGACCTCGAGAGGTCCCATTTACTTGGAGGGATACAAGTGAAGGAATTACACCTTCCTGAAGAACCATTTGACTACATTTCTCATGCCCTTGGCAAAGTAGTAGAAGACATGACACAGCTTGCTCCTGCTCAATGGGATCACCAGTGTCTAATATGGCCGCAAGAGCGCCAACTAGACCAGGAGCTGATATAATGGCCTCTTTCGCTGTGTTATTTGATCCCAAATTTATTAGAACGGCGATGGATTTTTCGGTCCATGTCGGGTCTCTGGGCTCCACCAGAAGTAGTAGTAGACCATTGACAATGCCGTACTGAAGGAGATTCGGAATATTGGATGGGTAAGTGGAGATATTGAAAAGGGAATGAAGGGTATCAAGCTTACACTGTGAGTAGGTTTTGCTAACTAGAAGCTTAATTAGAAAGGAAACCGCTTTGCTTGAGCCTATTATCTGTTTTGCTGCTTCGAGGCATGAAAGGTTAAGATAAAGGGCAGCTATTAATCCATAAGAATTGGGATAAGCCATCATCTGCTCTAGCACTGTGACGACTCCAGCGTTCAACATCAGTTCCTTGTttctgaaataaaataaaataaaataaaatattagaTGTAAATTCTGAACCGTTTTATCAAGAAGAATTCGACAAAAGAGAAACAACAACGTTACCCTAATGCCTCAATGATTCCCGCAAATTGCGAGGTAACGGGGGGTCGGATGTAaacagccttacccttgtgttagcaacacaaagaggttgtTTCCCACGAAGAATATTGCGTCAAAAGACTGATACTTCACAATAGAAAGAAGCATAGCCACTTTAGcgagccattttgctttattccatcgtAATCCAGAACCAAAGAGCAACGAGTCTTTGGCTCCATCAGAAAAGGAATAAAGCACTTGGGAAACAATTTCCTCTAATGCACAACAATATTAGTCCAATTCCTAAAAGGAATCCGCCTATGGCAAGATGAAGGGGTTGGGTGTATGGAGTCTTACACTCTTGCTCCATTTCTTTGTGCAAGGAAAATCCATTTAGTGCACAAAAACTTCATTTTCCAATACATTCTCTATGACAATCATCAAAATCTTGAGCTTATATAGAAAACTAAAGCTCATCAAACTCCCTTGAGCAGCAACCCTATAACAAATTATTTCAAGTCCAAATTTTTTAAGCAACCTAATCTAATACCTTCATCAATTGATTACTGATAATTATTCGCCTCAGGTaacatatacggagtataaaCATTTGTAATTCTCCAAGCTTCCAACATATCATCAAAATATGAATGGACTACTATTAGCTTTATGAAGCTCAAAGAGAGGGGCGTACCTGTTATTGTTAACAGCAAGGTTGAACAGAGCCATCGCTCCCCCTTCCAGTGCCAAGTTATTCCCTTCAGTAACTCCAGACTTCAGAAAATGAACAAGTGCTTCAACAAACCCATGATCACCCATGAACTCTCTTGCTTCTTCATTATCTTTTAACAATCTCCTTATCTGCTCAACGACTTTCAGCTTTGTACTCAAGTCTTCATCTCCATCTAAAACCGCAAAAAAGAACTCGTATCTTTCAATGACATTTTCATCACTTAGTTCCCATACTACAAACTCACTATCCTTTCCTTCAGCCTCTTTAATCACGTCGATTTCTAGTGGGAACACTTTCACCTCTTTCAACTTGCCCGAGTTGCTGCTATCTATAGACCTGGACTGCACTGACTCACTATCAGACAACACAAGTCTCCAGTAATTGAGATCAAGAGACTCAGGAGGCCCATCGGGAATAGGAACACCATTCTGCTCACACCAACTGGCAATGAGGCCCTTTACACAATAATTAGGGGTTAAGCAAAGATGAGAAAGCTTCTGCTGAGACTTTGGGCAAGTGTTATGCCCATCACTGAACCACTTCTCAATGCAAACCCTTTCGTAAGTTTGTCCAGAGGCAATGATTACTGGGTCATACATAAGCTGTAATGAGATTGGGCACCTTAGCTCTTCCGGTGGAATGGGTATCTGCTCCGACCGCCTACAGTTTGTCCTAAAAGCAAGAGATGGCTTAAAGTTAAAGGAATTAATTTTAGAAAAATGACGGTCAAATGCCTTCTCTTGAAGCCCTCCATCCTCTGAAGATCCTTGGACGGCTGGAGAACAAGGTCCAGAGCCTTGGGAATCCTGCTCATCACCAAGGTCACTTCTAAACAACTTGGaataatttctcataagatgtaaAAGGTAAGCAACAATTGATTCTTTTCGTTTGTCTTCTTCAATACGAGCTTTCTCGATAAGCTTCTTAAGACATCTTCTTTCAGCAAGAGCAGCCCGTGAAGATGTAATGCCTAGTCTAGATGCAGCTTGGTGGAAAGATTCAAGCTCGTTGTTGTCATAGGAATTGTCATCAAATTTTA
Protein-coding sequences here:
- the LOC141623548 gene encoding U-box domain-containing protein 6-like: MDIAELEENLFAISDAKLHGGLCKSLSQIYCKVMNIFPALEAARPRSRSGIQALCSLHVALEKAKNLLQHCSECSKLYLAITGDSIVLKFEKAKCALLDSLRRVEDIVPQSIGCQVQEIMNELNRIAFSLNPSEKQIGDDIIALLQQGIKFDDNSYDNNELESFHQAASRLGITSSRAALAERRCLKKLIEKARIEEDKRKESIVAYLLHLMRNYSKLFRSDLGDEQDSQGSGPCSPAVQGSSEDGGLQEKAFDRHFSKINSFNFKPSLAFRTNCRRSEQIPIPPEELRCPISLQLMYDPVIIASGQTYERVCIEKWFSDGHNTCPKSQQKLSHLCLTPNYCVKGLIASWCEQNGVPIPDGPPESLDLNYWRLVLSDSESVQSRSIDSSNSGKLKEVKVFPLEIDVIKEAEGKDSEFVVWELSDENVIERYEFFFAVLDGDEDLSTKLKVVEQIRRLLKDNEEAREFMGDHGFVEALVHFLKSGVTEGNNLALEGGAMALFNLAVNNNRNKELMLNAGVVTVLEQMMAYPNSYGLIAALYLNLSCLEAAKQIIGSSKAVSFLIKLLVSKTYSQCKLDTLHSLFNISTYPSNIPNLLQYGIVNGLLLLLVEPRDPTWTEKSIAVLINLGSNNTAKEAIISAPGLVGALAAILDTGDPIEQEQAVSCLLLLCQGHEKCSQMVLQEGVIPSLVSLQVNGTSRGRDKAQKLLMLFRKQRQRDLSPQRVIRSPSVREFSAPQPATKSLNKSLSEKSMPVLEPKLSKAASRRKLGKTFSFLWKSKKVSGPQC
- the LOC141618151 gene encoding uncharacterized protein LOC141618151, whose product is MGAKCLSEKSRLEVAIFLLQKSKQGKLTRGDMKEVADRYGVKVKTISKIWKTAKIPREVGQALDVKSKRMGNTNRKRILPPIEHIKTLEWGQRDTMERVSKNTGLSVGTVHSWVCKGLLKPHSSPLYPHLNDANKLHRLKHALKCLIVEHVQADFLDLNAMPITKIKFAEMSHIIHMDEKWFYISYDGHKFYMVEGEEIPYRSCQSKRYITKVMFMCAVCRPIYSEDGELLFDGKIGMFPFTKQQPAARASRNSPRGTMETKPIDSITKQVTRECIIEQVIPAIKAKWPEGASKNIYIQQDNARPHIKNNDQAFMAVANSEGFNIQLTFQHPNSPDLNVNDLGYFRASDHYNPNKHQID